The following are from one region of the Paracoccus sp. S3-43 genome:
- the fahA gene encoding fumarylacetoacetase gives MALIRSWVDSANREDCPFPLNNLPYGVFSASGDAPRCGVAIGDMILDLAGCEARGLLDAGGTFSQPSLNGFMALGRARWDAVRARLTELLAEGAEGDLPLVAMADARMHLPIRVTEYTDFYASKNHAFNVGVLFRGPDNALPAQWTHMPIGYNGRASSVVVSGTPIRRPMGQLKGEAGPEWAPCRRLDLELELGAVLGADSTMGQRVGVEQAEAMIFGYVLLNDWSARDVQAWEYQPLGPFQSKALGTTIGAWVVTQAALEPFRSPGAERLNPLLPYLAEERPGLYDLKIGWSMNGQVMARTNYNVMYYSSAQQLAHHTSSGCPMRVGDLLGSGTISGPSPDQTGALLEMTQGGKTPVTVNGAPRTFIEDGDEIALFAEARGDGYHIGFGPCTGTILPARP, from the coding sequence ATGGCCCTGATCCGGTCCTGGGTGGACAGCGCCAATCGCGAGGACTGCCCCTTTCCCCTGAACAACCTGCCCTATGGGGTGTTCTCCGCGTCGGGCGATGCGCCGCGCTGCGGCGTGGCTATCGGCGATATGATCCTCGATCTGGCGGGTTGCGAGGCGCGGGGCCTGCTGGATGCGGGCGGGACGTTTTCGCAACCGTCGCTCAACGGCTTCATGGCGCTTGGCCGGGCCCGCTGGGACGCGGTGCGGGCGCGGCTGACCGAGTTGCTGGCCGAAGGCGCCGAGGGCGACCTGCCGCTGGTCGCCATGGCTGACGCGCGGATGCACCTGCCGATCCGGGTGACGGAATATACCGACTTCTACGCCTCGAAGAACCATGCCTTCAACGTGGGCGTGCTGTTCCGGGGGCCGGATAACGCGCTGCCCGCGCAATGGACGCATATGCCCATCGGCTATAACGGCCGGGCGTCGTCGGTCGTGGTCTCGGGCACGCCGATCCGCCGACCCATGGGGCAGCTGAAGGGCGAGGCCGGCCCGGAATGGGCACCCTGCCGCCGCCTGGATCTGGAGCTTGAACTGGGCGCCGTCCTGGGCGCCGACAGCACCATGGGCCAGCGTGTCGGCGTGGAACAGGCCGAGGCGATGATCTTCGGCTATGTGCTGCTGAACGACTGGTCGGCGCGCGACGTGCAGGCCTGGGAATACCAGCCGCTGGGACCGTTCCAGTCCAAGGCGCTTGGCACCACCATCGGCGCCTGGGTGGTGACGCAGGCCGCGCTGGAGCCGTTCCGCAGCCCCGGCGCCGAGCGGCTGAACCCGCTGCTGCCCTATCTGGCCGAGGAGCGGCCCGGCCTTTACGACCTGAAGATCGGCTGGTCGATGAACGGCCAGGTCATGGCGCGCACCAATTACAACGTCATGTATTATTCCAGCGCCCAGCAGCTGGCGCATCACACGTCCTCGGGCTGCCCGATGCGGGTGGGGGATCTGCTGGGATCGGGCACCATCAGCGGGCCGTCCCCCGACCAGACCGGCGCGCTGCTGGAGATGACCCAGGGCGGCAAGACCCCGGTCACGGTCAATGGCGCGCCCCGCACCTTTATCGAGGATGGCGACGAGATCGCGCTGTTCGCCGAGGCGCGAGGCGACGGCTATCACATCGGCTTCGGCCCCTGCACCGGCACCATCCTGCCCGCCCGGCCATGA
- the hmgA gene encoding homogentisate 1,2-dioxygenase codes for MTRHDLPQGMIRAAATTGPHEGYMPGFGNDFETEALPGALPQGQNSPQKCAYGLYAEQLSGTAFTAPRGQNERTWCYRIRPSVHHTGRFKPVDVPYWKTAPNLRDDIVSLGQYRWDPIPVPDQDLTWITGMRTITTAGDVNIQVGMASHVYLVTQSMRDDYFFSADSELLVVPQEGRLRFCTELGVIDLEPKEIAIIPRGLVYRVEVLEGPARGFVCENYGQKFDLPGRGPIGANCLANPRDFKCPVAAFEDRETRSRVVIKWCGRFHETWIDHSPLDVVAWHGNYCAYKYDLRTYSPVGAILFDHPDPSIFTVLTAPSGQEGTANIDFVLFRERWMVAEHSFRPPWYHKNIMSELMGNIYGVYDAKPQGFAPGGISLHNCMLPHGPDRDAFEGASNAELRPEKLDNTMSFMFETRFPQHLTEFAAKEAPMQQEYMEVWQRLEKKFDGTPGLK; via the coding sequence ATGACCCGTCACGACCTGCCCCAGGGCATGATCCGCGCCGCCGCGACCACAGGCCCGCATGAGGGCTATATGCCCGGCTTCGGCAATGATTTCGAAACCGAGGCGCTGCCGGGCGCCCTGCCCCAGGGCCAGAACTCGCCCCAGAAATGCGCATACGGGCTTTACGCCGAACAGCTGTCCGGCACCGCCTTCACCGCCCCGCGCGGCCAGAACGAACGCACCTGGTGTTATCGCATCCGCCCCTCGGTCCATCACACGGGGCGGTTCAAGCCGGTGGACGTGCCCTATTGGAAGACCGCGCCGAATCTGCGCGACGACATCGTCAGCCTGGGCCAGTATCGCTGGGATCCGATCCCGGTGCCGGACCAGGATCTGACCTGGATCACCGGGATGCGCACCATCACCACGGCGGGCGACGTGAACATCCAGGTCGGCATGGCGTCCCATGTCTATCTGGTCACGCAGTCCATGCGGGACGACTATTTCTTCTCGGCCGACAGCGAGCTGCTGGTGGTGCCGCAGGAGGGTCGGCTGCGCTTTTGCACCGAACTGGGCGTGATCGACCTGGAGCCGAAGGAGATCGCCATCATCCCGCGCGGCCTCGTCTATCGCGTCGAGGTGCTGGAAGGCCCGGCCCGCGGCTTCGTCTGCGAGAATTACGGCCAGAAGTTCGACCTGCCGGGCCGCGGCCCCATCGGCGCCAACTGCCTGGCGAACCCCCGCGATTTCAAATGCCCGGTCGCGGCCTTCGAGGATCGCGAGACCCGATCCCGTGTCGTCATCAAATGGTGCGGCCGGTTCCACGAGACCTGGATCGACCATTCGCCGCTGGACGTGGTGGCCTGGCACGGCAATTACTGCGCCTATAAATACGACCTGCGCACCTATTCGCCCGTGGGCGCGATCCTGTTCGACCATCCCGACCCGTCGATCTTCACCGTGCTGACCGCGCCTTCGGGACAGGAGGGGACGGCGAACATCGACTTCGTGCTGTTCCGGGAGCGCTGGATGGTGGCCGAGCATAGCTTCCGCCCGCCCTGGTATCACAAGAACATCATGTCCGAACTGATGGGCAATATCTATGGTGTCTATGACGCCAAGCCCCAGGGCTTCGCGCCGGGCGGCATCAGCCTGCACAACTGCATGTTGCCGCACGGTCCCGACCGCGACGCCTTCGAGGGGGCCAGCAATGCCGAGTTGAGGCCCGAGAAGCTGGACAACACCATGTCCTTCATGTTCGAGACCCGCTTTCCCCAGCACCTGACCGAATTCGCCGCCAAGGAGGCGCCGATGCAGCAGGAATACATGGAGGTCTGGCAGCGCCTGGAGAAGAAGTTCGACGGCACGCCTGGGCTGAAGTGA
- a CDS encoding MarR family winged helix-turn-helix transcriptional regulator — protein MSFDLDAFLPYRLAVAAAQVSRRFAARYEAEAGLTIPEWRVLAHLSQSGPVSVRDITARVNLDKSIVSRAATRLEAAGHLRKSGHEGDQRLVALELTDQGQELMARLGRIADAYQAELLAELGDDAPAFRRALLRLSGAPG, from the coding sequence ATGAGCTTCGATCTGGACGCCTTTCTTCCCTATCGCCTGGCGGTGGCCGCGGCCCAGGTCAGCCGCCGCTTCGCCGCGCGCTACGAGGCCGAGGCGGGGCTGACGATCCCCGAATGGCGCGTCCTGGCGCATCTGTCGCAATCAGGCCCGGTCAGCGTGCGCGACATCACCGCGCGGGTGAATCTGGACAAGTCCATCGTCAGCCGCGCCGCCACGCGGCTGGAGGCGGCGGGCCATTTGCGCAAGTCGGGACATGAGGGCGACCAGCGGCTGGTGGCGCTGGAACTGACCGACCAGGGGCAGGAGCTGATGGCCCGGCTGGGCCGCATCGCCGACGCCTATCAGGCCGAGCTTCTGGCGGAACTGGGCGACGACGCCCCGGCCTTCCGGCGCGCGCTGCTGCGCCTGTCGGGGGCGCCCGGCTGA
- a CDS encoding FAD-dependent monooxygenase produces MLGDVEFQREWYSVYPYQCRRMARFVHGRVVSAGDAAHLVPPAGARRCNGGLPVSESSPAQDHLRF; encoded by the coding sequence ATGCTGGGCGACGTGGAGTTCCAGCGCGAATGGTATTCGGTCTATCCCTACCAATGCCGCCGCATGGCCCGTTTCGTGCACGGCCGGGTGGTGTCGGCGGGCGATGCGGCGCATCTGGTCCCGCCCGCCGGCGCGCGCCGCTGCAATGGCGGTTTACCCGTCAGTGAGAGTTCGCCTGCTCAAGATCACTTGCGT